The proteins below come from a single Caulobacter flavus genomic window:
- a CDS encoding disulfide bond formation protein B: MTTDTPAVTTGPLVPKRPPLAWIAKHWPVLAFAASAIMLGAAHAFESFGGLAPCHLCLKQREVYWIAGTVGLIATVLQRTPLWERLRAPALWLLGAIFLYGAGLAAFHAGVEWKWWPGPTTCTGGGVATSGDLVAMLKGAKIQPPMCDKAAWVFLGLSMAGWNALVSLGLAAASAFSALRSKEA, encoded by the coding sequence ATGACCACCGACACCCCGGCCGTGACCACCGGTCCTCTCGTTCCCAAGCGTCCGCCCCTGGCGTGGATCGCCAAGCACTGGCCGGTCCTGGCCTTCGCCGCCAGCGCGATCATGCTGGGCGCGGCCCATGCGTTCGAGAGCTTCGGGGGCCTGGCGCCCTGCCACCTGTGCTTGAAGCAGCGCGAGGTCTACTGGATCGCCGGAACCGTCGGCCTGATCGCCACCGTCCTGCAGCGTACGCCCCTCTGGGAGCGCCTGCGCGCGCCGGCCCTGTGGCTTCTGGGCGCGATCTTCCTCTACGGCGCGGGCCTGGCGGCCTTCCATGCCGGCGTCGAATGGAAGTGGTGGCCCGGCCCCACCACCTGCACCGGCGGCGGCGTCGCCACCTCCGGCGACCTGGTGGCCATGCTGAAGGGCGCCAAGATCCAACCTCCGATGTGCGACAAGGCCGCCTGGGTGTTCCTGGGTCTGTCGATGGCCGGCTGGAACGCCCTGGTCTCGCTGGGCCTGGCCGCCGCCTCGGCGTTCAGCGCCCTGCGTTCGAAGGAGGCCTGA
- a CDS encoding YqaA family protein has product MLRRLYDWVMGMAASRHAPASLFAVSFAESSFFPVPPDVMLAPMVLARPDRAWRYAAICTLASVLGGILGYAIGYFLTPVGQWMMAATGHAGGLVEFKCWYDKYGVWVILAKGLTPIPYKLVTIASGLAAFSFPMFIFASVVTRGARFFLVAFVVKKFGPALLPVIERRLALVAGGLILLLVIGLAASHFLGGSSGGACAV; this is encoded by the coding sequence ATGCTGCGCCGCCTCTACGACTGGGTCATGGGCATGGCCGCCTCGCGTCACGCGCCCGCCAGCCTGTTCGCCGTCTCCTTCGCGGAGAGCTCGTTCTTCCCCGTGCCGCCCGACGTGATGCTGGCCCCCATGGTTCTGGCCCGGCCCGACCGCGCCTGGCGCTACGCGGCCATCTGCACCCTGGCCTCGGTGCTGGGCGGCATCCTCGGCTACGCCATCGGCTACTTCCTGACGCCGGTGGGCCAGTGGATGATGGCCGCCACCGGCCACGCCGGCGGCCTCGTCGAGTTCAAATGCTGGTACGACAAGTACGGCGTCTGGGTGATCCTGGCCAAGGGCCTGACGCCCATCCCCTACAAGCTGGTGACCATCGCCTCGGGCCTGGCGGCCTTCAGCTTCCCCATGTTCATCTTCGCCTCGGTCGTCACCCGCGGCGCGCGCTTCTTCCTCGTCGCCTTCGTGGTCAAGAAGTTCGGCCCCGCCCTGCTGCCGGTGATCGAGCGCCGCCTGGCCCTGGTGGCCGGCGGTTTGATCCTGCTCCTTGTCATCGGCCTCGCCGCGAGCCATTTCCTGGGAGGAAGCAGCGGAGGCGCGTGCGCCGTATGA
- a CDS encoding demethoxyubiquinone hydroxylase family protein, translating into MSAEQKAVPPRPGRGAQAARLAEILRVDQAGELAAVHIYRGQQAVMKHARGRERIAEQLKEMEGHEQVHLSRFDELLSERKVRPTLMSPLWRLAAFTLGAGTALIGDKAAHACTEAVESVIEKHYAGQIDELKDRDPALAAELSKFRDDELMHRDLAVKEGAHEATAYPLLSAVIQTGCKVAIKISEKI; encoded by the coding sequence ATGAGCGCCGAACAGAAGGCCGTTCCGCCCCGCCCGGGTCGCGGCGCCCAGGCCGCGCGCCTTGCCGAGATCCTGCGCGTCGACCAGGCCGGCGAACTGGCCGCGGTCCACATCTATCGCGGCCAGCAAGCCGTGATGAAGCACGCCCGCGGCCGCGAGCGCATCGCCGAACAGCTGAAGGAGATGGAGGGCCACGAGCAGGTCCACCTGTCGCGCTTCGACGAACTGCTGTCCGAGCGCAAGGTGCGACCGACCCTGATGTCGCCCCTGTGGCGGCTGGCGGCCTTCACCCTGGGCGCCGGTACGGCCCTGATCGGCGACAAGGCCGCCCACGCCTGCACCGAGGCCGTCGAGTCGGTGATCGAGAAGCACTACGCCGGCCAGATCGACGAGCTGAAGGACCGCGACCCGGCCCTGGCCGCCGAGCTGTCCAAGTTCCGCGACGACGAGCTGATGCACCGCGACCTCGCCGTCAAGGAAGGCGCCCACGAGGCTACGGCCTATCCCCTGCTCAGCGCCGTCATCCAGACCGGCTGCAAGGTGGCGATCAAGATCAGCGAGAAGATCTGA